The DNA window GAGTCATTCCGCAGTCCTCCTGCTCGGTGTTGTCCGCACGGTATCGCCGGGCACCGACAACCAACTTCGGACGGCGTGCCAACGCCGACCTGCCGGTGTTTGTCGGTCGGGTTCCCTACCGTCAGCGCATGGGCCAGCTCAGCTTCGCGGACGTCGATGCTCAGCTCGATGACGCCGGCTACGCGGCTCCTGCGGCAGACGCGACGTTGCGTGAGACCACCTTCGTCGTCGTTGACCTGGAGACCACCGGCGGGCGCGCCAGCGGTGACAACCACGACGCCATCACCGAGATCGGGGCCGTCAAGGTGCGCGGCGGCGAGGTCCTCGGCGAGTTCGCCACCTTGGTGGACCCGGGCCGCAGCATCCCGCCGCAGATCGTCTCGCTCACAGGGATCACCACGGCGATGGTGTGCGATGCGCCGAGGATCGAGTCGGTGCTTCCCGCGTTTCTGGAGTTCTCCCGCGGCGCGGTGCTGGTCGCCCACAATGCCGGTTTCGATATCGGATTCCTGCGGGCGGCCGCGGAACGCGCTCACCTCCCCTGGCCGCGGCCCCTGGTGCTGTGCACGGTGCGCCTGGCCCGCCGGGTACTCACCCGGGACGAAGCGCCCAGCGTGCGACTGTCGGCGCTGGCCCGGCTGTTCGGTGCCTCGACCACCCCGACTCACCGCGCGCTCGATGACGCACGGGCCACCGTCGACGTGCTGCACGGGCTCATCGAGCGCGTCGGCAACCAGGGCGTGCACACCTACACCGAGCTGCGTTCGTATCTGCCCGACGTGACACCCGCCCAGCGCCGCAACCGGCATCTCGCCACGCCACTGCCCCGCCGGCCCGGCGTGTACCTGTTCCGTGGGCCCGCATCCGAGGTGCTCTACGTGGGCACGGCGGTCGATCTGCGCCGCCGCGTCAGCCAGTACTTCAACGGCGCGGACCCGCGCACCCGCATCAAGGAGATGGCGTCGCTGGCCACCGCGGTCGACCATGTCGAGTGCGCGCACGATCTGGAGGCGGGCGTGCGCGAGCTACGGCTGCTCGCCGCGCACGCGCCGCCCTACAACCGACGCTCGAAGTTTCCGCACCGGTGGTGGTGGGTGGTCCTGACCGACGAGGCGTTTCCGCGGTTCTCCACGATCCGGGCACCTAAGCACGACTGCACGGTCGGCCCGTTTCGCTCCCGCGCCGACGCCGTGCAGACGGCCGCGCTGCTGGCCCGGTTCACCGGGGTGCGGACATGCTCGGCACGGCTGGGCCGGTCAGCGTTACACGGGCCGCGATGCCCCGAACGCGAAGTCTCGCCATGCCCGGCGCCCCGCGACATCGGAGCCGCCGAATACGCCGCCGCACCGCAGCGGGCCCGCGGCCTGATCGAAGGTGCCGACAGTCGACCGCTGATGGACGTGCTGACGCACATCACCGACCTGGCGGGCCGCGCCCGCTACGAAACCGCGGCGCGGCTGCGGGACCAAGCCGTCATCGCAATCGACGTGCTCTGGCGCGGCCAGCGGTTGGGCGCGCTGGCCGGCGTCAGCGAAATGGTCGCTGCGCGTCCAGACGGCGCGGGCGGGTGGCGCCTTGCGGTGATCCGCAACGGTCAGCTGGCGGCTGCGGGGAACGCGCCGCGTGGGGTCCCACCGATGCCGGTCGTCGATGCGATATGCGCTGGCGCGCAAGCAGTTCTGCCGAGTCAGGCACCTCTGGGCGGCGCCCTTGTCGAAGAGACGGCGTTGATCGCGCGTTGGCTCACCCAGCCCGGCGTGCGGATAGTGCGCGCCGAATCCGGTTACGCCTCACCGGTAGGCGCTGCGGGCCGGTTCGCGGACTGGGCAGCGTCGGCCCGGTCGGCGCGGGTCGCGGCCGAACAACTCGCCGAAACCCGTTCCGAATCAGAGCTTCTCACCGAACCCCACCCAACGCGCGAGCAGCTTTTCGGCCGCACCGGAGTCGATGGTCTCGGCGGCCCTGGCCAGACCCGACTCCCACGCGGGCACCCACTTGGCGTCGCTGGCTAGCCCGGCATGAGCCACCATCGCGCCGGCGGCATTGAGCACCACCGCGTCCCGCACCGGCCCCTTGGCGCCGCCGAGCACCGCCCGCACCGACGCGGCGTTCGCCTCCGCGTCCCCGCCAACCAGCTCGGACAGTTCGGCCCGGGCGAATCCGAACGCCCCCGGATCAAATGTCAGCCGCTCGACGGTGCCGGCCTGGACCCGCCAGATGGTGCTCGTTGTGGTGGTCGTCAACTCGTCGAGTCCGTCGTCGCCATGCACAACCAGGACGCTGGATCGGCGTCTGGCGAACACACCGGCCATCACCTCGGCCTCCTCCGCCCATGCACAGCCGATCAGACCGGCCCGCGGTGAGGCCGGATTGGTCAGTGGGCCAAGCAGATTGAATACCGTCGGCACTCCGATCTCGCGGCGCACCGCACCCGCGTGCCGATACGACGGGTGGAACTGGGGCGCGAAACAGAATCCGATGCCAACCTCGGCGACACTGCGTGCGACGTCCTCGGGGCCCAGATCGATGCGCACCCCGAGCGCTTCGAGCGTGTCGGCCCCGCCGGACAGCGACGACGCGGCCCGGTTGCCGTGTTTGACCACCGGCACCCCCGCGGCCGCCACCACGATCGCCGCCATCGTGGACAGGTTCACCGTGTTGGCGCCGTCGCCACCGGTTCCGACCACGTCGACGGTCTCGTTGCCGATCGATTCGGTCGGCACCAGCCGGGCGTGTTGAAGCATGGCGTCAGCCAACTCGGCCACCTCGGCGGGCGTCGGGCGCTTCATCTTCATCGACACGCCGAAGGCGGCGATCTGGGCCGGGGTGGCCGTGCCAGTCATGATCTGGTCCATCGCCCAGCCGGCCTGCCCGGGGGCGAGCGCCTGACCAGTGGTTAGGCGACCGAGCACCTGGGGCCATGTGGGGGATTCACCGGAAGTCACGCGCTGATTATGACGAATTACTCACCCGGGTGGAGTTCGACAACTACAAAGCGTCATACTTGCTCCTGTGACGAGCGCTGTAGGCACCTCGGGGACCGCTATCACGTCGCGAGTTCATTCCCTGAACCGGCCGAACATGGTCAGTGTCGGCACGATCGTATGGCTTTCCAGCGAGCTGATGTTCTTCGCCGGGCTCTTTGCGATGTACTTCACCGCCAGGTCCCAGGCCGGTGGCAACTGGCCTCCGGAGCCCACAGAGCTGAACCTGGTCCAGGCCGTTCCGGTCACGCTGGTGCTGATCGCGTCATCGTTCACCTGCCAGATGGGCGTATTCGCCGCCGAACGCGGGGACGTGTTCGGGCTGCGGCGCTGGTATGTCATCACGTTCCTGATGGGTCTGTTCTTCGTGCTCGGCCAGGGCTACGAGTACATCCAGTTGGTTGGTCACGGCACGACGTTGTCCAGCAGCGCGTACGGCTCGGTGTTCTACCTGGCCACCGGATTCCACGGCCTGCACGTCATCGGCGGGCTCGTGGCCTTCATCTTCCTGCTGGCGCGCACCAAGATGAGTAAGTTCACCCCTGCTCAGGCCACCGCCGCGATCGTCGTCTCGTACTACTGGCACTTCGTCGACATCGTGTGGATCGCCCTGTTCGCCGTTATTTACTTCGTCAGATGATCGGCTTGCCGATGCGTTCGAAGAGAAGGGGTTCGATGACCGACAAGGCCACCGGAACCGGAAAGCCCGCGACAGTGAAGCGCCGCCGACTGCGTCGCCGATTGTCAGCGGCGATGCTCTTGTTCGTCGGACTGGGAATCGCGGGTGGCCTGGCCGCCACGCTGACCCCGACCCCTCAGGTGGCGGTCGCCGACGAGTCGCAGTCGGCGCTGCTGCGCACCGGCGAGGAACTTTTCGACACCTCGTGCATCACGTGCCACGGCGCGAACCTGCAGGGCGTAGCTGACCGCGGACCCAGCCTCATCGGCGTCGGCGAGGCCGCCGTCTACTTCCAGGTGTCCACCGGCCGCATGCCCGCCATGCGCGGCGAGGCGCAGGCGCCGCAGAAGCCCCCCCAGTTCGACGAGTCGCAGATCGACGCACTCGGCGCCTTTGTGCAGTCCAAGGGTGGCGGACCGGTCGTCCCGCGCGACGAGAACGGCGGCGTGGCCAACGAATCGCTGCTGGGCAGCGACGTCGCCCGTGGCGGCGACCTGTTCCGCCTGAACTGCTCGTCGTGCCACAACTTCACCGGCAAGGGCGGTGCGTTGTCGTCGGGTAAGTACGCACCTGACCTGTCAGGGGCCAATCCGGCGCAGATCTACACCGCGATGCTGACCGGACCCCAGAACATGCCCAAATTCTCCGACCGGCAGCTGTCGCCGGAGGAGAAGCGGGACATCGTCGCCTACGTTCGGATGGCGACCACGGCGCCGGATCCCGGTGGCTACGGCCTCGGCGGCTTCGGCCCGACATCCGAGGGGATGGCGATCTGGATTATCGGCATAGTGGCCGTCGTCGTGGTGGCCCTGTGGATCGGAGCGCGAGCATGAGCCAGGGCAGCGACGGCAGCGACGGGAGCGACGGGACCGTCAAGGGAACTGACGCCCCGGGGCAGCAAGGCGTCCCCGGTCAGCCGACCGACGCCGAACTGGCCGCGATGTCGCGTGAGGAACTGCTGGAGCTCGGCGGCAAGCTCGACGGGGTCGAGATCGTCTACAAGGACGAGCGCTGGCCCGTTCCGGGGACCAAGGCCGAGAAGCGCGCCGAACGCGTGGTGGCGTATTGGCTGATGCTGGGCGGCATTTCGGGACTGGCGCTGCTCGTAGTCTTCCTGTTCTGGCCGTGGGAGTTCCGCAGCGGTTCCGAACCGGGCCACCTCTGGTACGACCTCGCCACACCCATGTACGGGTTGACGTTCGGGTTGTCGATCCTGGCCATCGGAATCGGCGCGGTGCTGTATCAGAAGAAGTTCATTCCCGAGGAGATCTCGATACAGGACCGCCACGACGGCAGCTCCCCCGAGATCCAACGAAAGACGGTGGTAGCCAACCTTTCCGATGCGCTCGAATCGTCGACGCTCAAGCGGCGCAAGCTGATTGGTCTGTCGCTCGGAGTCGGGCTTGGCGCGTTCGGCCTCGGCACGCTGGTGGCGTTCGCCGGCGGCCTGATCAAGAATCCGTGGAAGCCCGTGGTGCCAACGGCCGACGGCAAGAAAGCCGTGCTGTGGACATCGGGATGGACTCCGCGTTTCAAGGGCGAGACCATCTACCTCGCACGCGCGACCGGCAACGGGACCTACGCCAAGATGCGCCCAGAAGACATCGACGCCGGAGGCATGGAGACCGTGTTCCCGTGGCGCGAATCCGATGGAGACGGCACGACCGCCGCGTCACACCACAGACTCGCCGAAATCACCATGGGTGTACGCAATCCCGTCATGCTGATCCGCATCAAGTCGATCGACTTGCCGAGAGTCGTCAAGCGCAAGCACCAGGAGAGTTTCAACTTCGGCGACCTGTTCGCGTTCACCAAGGTGTGTTCACACCTGGGCTGCCCCTCGTCGCTCTACGAGCAGCAGACCTATCGCATCCTCTGCCCGTGCCACCAGTCGCAGTTCGATGCGCTGCATTTTGCGAAGCCCATATTCGGCCCGGCTGCGCGCGCACTGGCGCAGTTGCCCATCACCATTGACAAGGACGGCTACCTGGTCGCCAACGGCGACTTCATCCAACCCGTCGGCCCGGCATTCTGGGAGCAAACAAATTGAGTCCGACACTGCCAAAACCGCCAAGCATGGCCGAGATCGCGGCCAGCCAGGGCAACGCAATCGATTCGCGCTACCACCCGTCGGCGGCGGTGCGCCGGCAGCTCAACAAGGTGTTCCCGACGCACTGGTCGTTCCTGCTGGGTGAAATCGCCCTCTACAGCTTCATCGTGCTGTTGCTCACCGGCGTGTACCTGAGCCTGTTCTTCGATCCATCGATGGCCGAAATCGTTTACGAGGGCGTGTATCAACCGCTGCGCGGTATCGAGATGTCCAAGGCCTACGCTTCGACGCTCGACATCAGTTTCGAAGTGCGAGGCGGCCTGTTCGTCCGTCAGGTCCACCACTGGGCGGCGTTGTTGTTCGCCGCATCGATCATGGTGCACCTCGCCCGCATCTTCTTCACCGGCGCGTTCCGCCGCCCACGCGAGGCGAACTGGGTCATCGGCTCCCTGCTCCTGATCCTGGCGATGTTCGAGGGCTACTTCGGTTACTCGCTGCCCGACGACCTGCTCTCCGGCATCGGTCTGCGGGCGGCGCTCAGCTCCATCACCCTCGGCATGCCGGTGATCGGCACCTGGCTGCACTGGGCGCTGTTCGGCGGCGACTTCCCGTGCGGCGGCGTCGGCTACCAGTGCGCGCAGGACGGCTACTGGCTCCCGCGAATGTACTCACTGCACATCCTGTTGATTCCGGGGATCATCCTGGCGCTGATCGGAATTCACCTCGCATTGGTCTGGTTCCAGAAGCACACCCAGTTCCCCGGCCCCGGGCGCACCGAGACGAACGTCGTCGGCGTGCGGGTCATGCCGGTGTTCGCGGTCAAGTCCGGCGCGTTCTTCGCGATGACCACCGGCATCCTGGGTTTGATGGGCGGCTTGCTGCAGATCAACCCGATCTGGCAATTGGGTCCGTACAGACCGTCCCACGTGTCGGCCGGCAGCCAGCCGGACTTCTACATGATGTGGACGGAAGGCCTGGCACGAATCTTCCCGGCTTGGGAGTTGTACTTCCTCGGCCATACCGTGCCGGCGCCGGTTTGGGTGGCGCTGATCATGGGGCTGATCTTCATGCTGCTGCCAGCCTGGCCGTTCCTCGAGAAGAAGTTCACCGGCGATAACGCCCACCACAATCTGCTGCAGCGTCCTCGAGATGCACCGGTGCGCACCGCAATCGGCGCTATGGCGATCGCGCTCTACATGGTGCTGACGCTGTCCGCGATGAACGACGTCATCGCCCTGAAATTCCACATCTCGCTGAATGCGACGACGTGGATCGGGCGTATCGGCATGGTGGTCGTGCCTGCGATCGTCTACTACATCGCGTACCGGTGGGCCGTGGGACTGCAGCGCAGTGACCGCGCGGTGCTGGAGCACGGCATCGAGACCGGCATCATCAAGCGACTGCCGCATGGTGCGTACATCGAGCTGCATCAGCCGCTCGGCCCGGTCGACGATCACGGTCACCCAATTCCGTTGGAATACCAGGGCGCAGCGGTTCCGAAGCGCATGAACAAGCTCGGCTTTGCCGGCGAGCCCGGGTCGGGCAGCTTCCTCACCGCCGACCCGTTGTCGGAAAACGAGCAGCTTGTCGAGGCTGCGCACGCCGCGGAGCGCAAGTCGCTCACCGCATTACGTGAGCACCAGGACCGCAACGGTTCCTCAAACGGGTCGTCGAATGGCTCGTCGAACGGACATCACTGAGTTGGTTTACGCGCTCTGGTCCTCGAGCAGGGCGCGTAACTCACGCAGGTAGAACCACGGAATCGCCGGCATTGCCAGCGTGACAAGGCCACCGAGCGCGAAGAGTACCCATGCGGCTACGTCGCTCTCGACGGCCATCAAGTAGGTCGCCACGCCTATCGCCACCATGGCGATGCCGATCGCACACGCGATGAAAACCGCGCAGCGCAGCCACACCTGGTCGATGGCGGCCACAAGTGGTGCGGGCAGCGACGTGCTGTGCGTGACCGCTGCCGCGTAACCGGGGCCGGCGTGGATCCGGCCCGCCGACGTCCCCGCCCCCGAGATCCGCAACTTCTCGGTCTGTGTCTCCTGCCCGCGTGCTGTCTCTTGCCGTCGCCCCGGCGCCTGTCGTGGGTCGGGCCGGGCGGGCGGCTCGACATCGGACATCGCGTCGCGGCGAGCCCGAATCAGAAGGGGCACTGCGCCGATGATCACCGCAGCCGAGATCGCGATGACGACGTAGAGCAGCCAGGGGGTGCCCGAGCTGCCCGACGATTCCTGCTGGCCGCCGCCGAGGTCGACCAGGGCCACGGTGGCTGCGACGGCGGCACCAAGCGCTAGGAGCCATATCCCCGCGCAAGTGCCGAGCAGGATCCGGTCGGTGCGGTCGAACTCGCCTGGGACAAGGCCCGCGCGCATCCGCTGGCTGGCCGCGGAATCAGTTGTATATGGCATCAGCAGGCTGTCTGTGCGGAGTTGTTGGTATTCGACGACAGCACCGTGCCGTCGCTGGTCGTGATCGAGCAGTTGAGCCTGCTCACCAGGAACAGACTGGAGGCCTGCACGGAGCCCACCTCGGACTGCGAAATGGGCGTGACGGTCAGAGACCACGGGATGTAGACGTTTCGCTGTGTGCGGCTGCGACCGGACGCATCGATGTAGGTGACCGTGATGATGTCTCCCGGCGCCTTGGTCCCGGTCACCGAGTACGTGACCTGGCGTGGCCCCGGGCGAGTCGTGGCAGGCGGTGGTGGCGGCGCGGTCTCCGGCGGTGGCGGCGGCACCTCAACGGGCGGCGGTGGTGGCGGAGGCGGTTCCGGCTCTTGGGTCACGGTCACGGTCTCCGGCGGCGGTGGCGGCTCTGTCGGCGGCGGCGGTGGGGGCGGCGGTGGCGGAGTCGTTGTGGTGATCTCGTCCTGCACCGGCGGCGGAGGCGGTGTGCTGGTCGTCGTCTCCGGCGTCGCGAGGTTACTGGTGTCGGTCCGGGTCACGAGCACCGACACCGAGACCACCAACGCGATCGCCGCGACGATGGCCACCACCCCGACCACCCAGGGCCACCGCGGCGGTTCGGCCGGTACGGCGTGCTCGCTGGGCTCGTAGCTTTCGTAGTCGTACAGACCTGAGTTGGCAGGTACATAGGGACCGCTGGTGAACTGTTCGGCCTCAGGGGCGGAGTACGCCTGCGAGTAGGCATCGGTTTCGCTGCTCTCCGGCCTGGCGGAGCTGCTGGGGGGCTCCTGACCAGGAAGATCGTCCCCTTCGTGATCCGGGGGGTTCGGCCCGCTCATTTACGCCTATCCTTCTCGACTCTCACCTGGGGCGTAATCGGCCGCGTGTGCGCGACAAGCGGCTGACCGTGCCTCGGCAACACTACCCAAACACCGGATCCGGACGACTCTCACAGCACGGATAACCGACGAAGTAGTGCCCCGATTGTGACCTTGTCCGGGATGGTATTCGTCCCGTCCAGGCGTCAGTGCTTCTCGGGTCCGGTGTAGTACTCGAACACCAAGCCGCCGACGGTCGTCAGCACGAAGCAGACACCGGCCACGATCAGCCACGGGAGCCAGAGGGCGACGCCAACGGCGGTGACGGACGCCGACAGCGCGATGAAGATCGGCCACCAGCTGTGCGGGCTGAAAAAGCCCAGCTCGCCGGCGCCGTCGCTGACCTCGGCGTCTTCGTAGTCCTCGGGCCGGGTGTCAAGGCGCCTGGCGACGAACCGGAAGAACGTACCGATGATCAACGTCAGCCCGGCCGTCATGACCAAAGCCGTTGCTCCGGCCCATTCCGTCCCGCCGGGACCGAACAGCTCGGTGAGCACGACGTAGACGATGGCCGCCAGGACGAAGAACGCGGTCAGGAACTCGAACAGCCTGGCTTCGATATGCATCTGGTGTCCCTACTTGCTGGCCTGCGTGAGCTGTGGCGCCATCTCACCGCGGCGGGTGTCGAACGGCCGCGTGGTGACTGCCGTGGGCGATTGATTGATGGCCTGCAGCGCCTCGGCGTTGGTCTTGCCGCCGATGCGCTGCTCCAGGTACGCCTTGAAGTCGTTGGGCGACACCACCCGCAGCTCGAAGTTCATCATTGAGTGATAGGTGCCGCACATCTCCGTGCATCGCCCGACGAACGCGCCGTTCTGGTTGATCTCGGTGATCTGGAAGGTGTTGTCGGAGTTGTTCGCCTGCGCATTCGGTATCACGTCGCGCTTGAACAGGAACTCCGGCACCCAGAAGCCGTGGATGACATCGGCAGAGTTGATCTGGAACTCGATGCGCTTGCCCGAGGGCACCACCAGCACCGGGATCTCGGTCGACGTGCCGAGCGTCTCGACCTTGTCGAAGTTCAGATAGGAGCGGTCTTCGGGGTTCTTGTCCCCGATGACACCGAACTCGCCGCCGTGCGGACCCTCCACACCTTCAGGCCCAGAGGCGACCGCCTCCTTGCGCTCCGGGTCGGCTCCGTCGTAGTTGAACGTACCGTCCTGGAAAGCCACCTTCTGGTAGCCGAACTTCCAGTTCCACTGAAAGGCGGTGACGTCGATGACGACGTCGGGGTTGGGCTCCTTGTGCAGCATCCGTTCCTGCACCACGACGGTGAAGTAGAACAGCACCGAGATGATCAGGAAGGGCAACACGGTGAGCACCAGCTCAAGCGGCATGTTGTAGCCGAACTGGCGGGGCAACTCCGTGTCGCCCTTCTTGTGCCGGTGAAACGCCGAGGTCCAGAAGATCAGGCCCCACACGATCACACCGACGACCAGCGAGGCGATCACCGAGCCAATCCACAGCTCGCGGTTGACATGCGCCTCGGGAGTGATGCCGCGAGGCCACCCTAGGCCGAGAACCTCGGACCAGTCACACCCGCTGAGCAGCACCGTCATGCTGCCGAGAACGACCGATAACGCCACCACCTTCACACCGCGAGGTGTCACGCCGGCGCCTCCTAGAAGTCGGGACAGAAAGCCGAATACTACGCAGCGTAGACCACCTCTGGACGCGGGTCTCGACACAGGTCAGGGATTAGGCATACTGGCGCGGTGTGCGGACTGCTGGCCCTGGTTACCGACCCGTCGGGTATCGGCGGGCAGGAGCGAAGCGACCGGGGAATCGGTGAGGAGTCCGCAGACCTTGTAGCCGCGGTTTCGGGCGCGTCGCATCTGATGCGCCACCGCGGTCCGGACGAACCGGGCACGTGGTCCGACGGCGCAGCGCCGCCAACCACGGTGCTGGGGTTCAACCGGCTGTCGATCATCGACATCGCCCACAGCCACCAACCGCTGCGCTGGGGCCCGCCGGAGTCCCCCGACCGTTACGTCTTGGTGTTCAACGGCGAGATCTACAACTACCTCGAGTTGCGCGAGCAACTGCGCGTCGAGCACGGCGCCGTATTCGCCACTGACGGCGACAGCGAGGCGATCGTCGCCGCCTACCACTACTGGGGCACGGCAAGCCTGACCCGGCTGCGCGGCATGTTCGCCTTCGCCCTGTGGGACACCGACGAAGGTGAATTGTTCTGCGCCCGTGACCCATTCGGCATCAAGCCGTTGTACATGGCGACCGGGGCGGGCGGAACCGTGTTCGGCAGCGAGAAGAAGTGTCTGCTGGATCTCGCCGGGATCATCGGAATCGACCTCGGCATCGACGAGCGCGCCGCGCAGCACTACACCGTGCTGCAATACGTGCCGGAACCCGAGACGCTGCACCGCGGCGTGCGCAGGCTCGAATCGGGCAGCTACGCCCGCGTGCGGCCGGGACAGCCGCCCCAGGTGACGCGGTATTTCACCCCGCGGTTCGCCGCGGTTCCTTTTTCGTCCGGCGACGAACGCGCGCGCTACGACGAGATCACCGCCGTCCTGGAGGACTCGGTGGCCAAGCACATGCGCGCCGACGTCACCGTCGGTGCGTTCCTGTCCGGCGGCATCGACTCCACCGCGATCGCCGCCCTGGCCATGCGGCACAACCCGCGGCTGATCACGTTCACCACGGGCTTCGAACGGGAGGGCTACTCCGAGGTCGACGTCGCCGTCGCGTCGGCCGAAGCCATCGGCGCACGGCACGTGACGAAGGTGGTAAGCCAGGCCGAGTTCGTGGCGGCGCTGCCCGAAATCGTCTGGTATCTCGACGAACCCGTCGCCGACCCGGCGTTGGTGCCGCTGTTCTTCATCGCCCGCGAGGCGCGCAAGCACGTCAAGGTGGTGCTGTCGGGCGAGGGCGCCGACGAACTGTTCGGCGGCTACACCATTTACCGGGAACCGTTGTCCCTGCGTCCGTTTGACTATCTGCCGCGGCCGGTGCGTCGGTCACTGGGTCGCGCGTCACGGCCGCTGCCCGAGGGTTTGCGCGGCAAGAGCCTGCTGCACCGTGGATCACTGACTCTCGAAGAGCGTTACTACGGCAACGCGCGTAGCTTCTCCGATGCCCAGCTTCGCGCGGTACTGCCCGGCTTCCGGCCGGAATGGACCCACACCGATGTCACCGCACCGATCTACGCCGCGTCCGACGGCGCCGATCCGGTGGCCCGCATGCAGCACATCGACCTGTTCACCTGGCTGCGCGGCGACATCCTGGTCAAAGCCGACAAGATGACGATGGCCAACTCACTGGA is part of the Mycolicibacterium tusciae JS617 genome and encodes:
- the asnB gene encoding asparagine synthase (glutamine-hydrolyzing), translating into MCGLLALVTDPSGIGGQERSDRGIGEESADLVAAVSGASHLMRHRGPDEPGTWSDGAAPPTTVLGFNRLSIIDIAHSHQPLRWGPPESPDRYVLVFNGEIYNYLELREQLRVEHGAVFATDGDSEAIVAAYHYWGTASLTRLRGMFAFALWDTDEGELFCARDPFGIKPLYMATGAGGTVFGSEKKCLLDLAGIIGIDLGIDERAAQHYTVLQYVPEPETLHRGVRRLESGSYARVRPGQPPQVTRYFTPRFAAVPFSSGDERARYDEITAVLEDSVAKHMRADVTVGAFLSGGIDSTAIAALAMRHNPRLITFTTGFEREGYSEVDVAVASAEAIGARHVTKVVSQAEFVAALPEIVWYLDEPVADPALVPLFFIAREARKHVKVVLSGEGADELFGGYTIYREPLSLRPFDYLPRPVRRSLGRASRPLPEGLRGKSLLHRGSLTLEERYYGNARSFSDAQLRAVLPGFRPEWTHTDVTAPIYAASDGADPVARMQHIDLFTWLRGDILVKADKMTMANSLELRVPFLDPEVFAVASRLPLDQKITRTTTKFALRRALEPIVPAHVLNRPKLGFPVPIRHWLQAGELQDWAYRTVASSAAGDLMDLSAVTRMLDEHRSGISDHSRRLWTVLIFMLWHAIFIERSVTPQISESTYPVQL